Below is a genomic region from Brassica oleracea var. oleracea cultivar TO1000 chromosome C9, BOL, whole genome shotgun sequence.
GATATATCGTACGTTGTTTGTTATCAAGTGAGAGGAGGGCAGATAAAACCAGGAGGAGGATTGATTCCACAAGTGATGAGAGCTTGAAGTGCAAGAGGAATGAAGATGTTTAAGTTGAGAAGCTTAAGTCTTATGGTTGTGCAAAGACAAACGGCTGCTTCTAACTCAAGTAACCCTTGTAACACTGGACAACACACATTCTCCACTGGATTTCCAAGTCCAATATGAATCAAACCTCCCAAAACGTCAACACAAGCTCCAAGCTTCAATGCGTTGATCGGACACGTTGGTTGAGCACTTCCTCCTCCGGAAGGTGGACCACCATGATACGGTGGATAACCAGAGGATGGTGGTGGAGTTGTGATCGGAGGTGGGTTAATGATCGGAGGGAGAAGTCCTGGAGGTGTTGTGATTGGAGGGAGAATTCCTGGAGGAGTTGTGACCGGAGGTGGGTTAATGATCGGAGGGAGAATTCCTGGAGGAGTTGTGACCGGAGGAGGTCTTACCATTGGTGGTGGATAGACGACCGGAGGAGGTCTTGAGATAGGCGGTGGCCTCACCACTGGTGGTGGATAAACCACCGGAGGAGGTCTAACAAACGGCGGTGATGTCCCTCCACCATGATGCGGTGGCCCACCACCACCACCACCATGATGCGGCGGCCCACCACCTTTTCCACCGTGATGTGGCGGTTTTCCACCGCCACCGCCACCGCCTCCACCACCGCCGCCGCCACCACCACCACCACCTTGATGTGGAGGCTTCGGGACAGGAGGGTGAGGGTGAGTGCAAGGAGTGCAAGCTTGGATCGTTGGTGGCAATGTGATGACCGTGGCGATCAAGAAAATGAAGAAGGAAGCCGAAACCCTCGAGCCCATTATTTGCTACTTTATTTGTTTGTCTAATATTACTGTTTTGTCTGATATTTTTGCAAATAAACATGTAAATATATAGGTGAAACTTAAGTGTTACCCGTGACTCTTGTAGGGGTGGAAACCACTAGTAATGAGTGCATGTAGATTTGATTATTTGCTATGGTACGTACCAACATGTGTGGGGTATGAAAGTGAAAAAAATTTTCCAAACTTCGAGAAATTTTTGGAGCATTTTATTGCGTTACAACTAAGAAATTTTGGAATATTTTTCAGTAAGAACTTTAAATGTTTCTTTTGTTTTGGAATGTTGTTGGTCCGATGCAAACTTCGAGGTCAAGCCCGTGACTAAAGTGTAAACAGATGATCACTGTCTCCGAACTAAAGAGTCCGTGAAATCGTTTGTTCCCTTGTGTAATTTTTTTTTGTTATTATAAAGGTTTTGTAATGATTTTTGAAGAGGACGTTTTGAGAAAATTTGGGGGGAGGGGAGGGAGAGCTTCGAGATAAGTATTCTTCGAGGGAGAAAGCTAAGCTATGACATATAAAGTAGATTTTGGCACAAGCCAAGTATGTATTAATTTTTGGAGGTTAAGTATTTGGTTTACCTCATTCAAGTAAATGGTATTTAAGATTTGGGTTTCACTTGTTTAAAACAATTACTTGCTATATTAAGTACCCGGAAAAAATTAATACTTGCAAATATTAATACTATATATAAATACTTGTTTCTAAAATATTATTCATCGCAAGTAACTAAAATAAAAATACAACCTCATACGAAAATAAGTTATATGAATTTTGCTATCTTTTTTATTAATGGCTTTCTTTTAAA
It encodes:
- the LOC106317879 gene encoding 36.4 kDa proline-rich protein; the encoded protein is MGSRVSASFFIFLIATVITLPPTIQACTPCTHPHPPVPKPPHQGGGGGGGGGGGGGGGGGGKPPHHGGKGGGPPHHGGGGGGPPHHGGGTSPPFVRPPPVVYPPPVVRPPPISRPPPVVYPPPMVRPPPVTTPPGILPPIINPPPVTTPPGILPPITTPPGLLPPIINPPPITTPPPSSGYPPYHGGPPSGGGSAQPTCPINALKLGACVDVLGGLIHIGLGNPVENVCCPVLQGLLELEAAVCLCTTIRLKLLNLNIFIPLALQALITCGINPPPGFICPPLT